The following are encoded together in the Candidatus Binataceae bacterium genome:
- a CDS encoding aromatic-ring-hydroxylating dioxygenase subunit beta, whose protein sequence is MGTQATRQEVEEFLYAEAALLDEWRLEEWLELLTEDATYLIPPTDLRGGDPTNTLFILADDMVRIRSRVRQLLGKSAWAEQPHSRTRRIVSNVRIVENGADSIRVTANFVVYRMRYELVDTYIGRYEYKLVRQGERLKIRERKAILDLEALRPHGKVSFIL, encoded by the coding sequence ATGGGAACCCAAGCCACCCGCCAGGAGGTCGAGGAGTTCCTTTACGCGGAGGCCGCGCTGCTCGACGAGTGGCGGCTGGAGGAATGGCTCGAGCTGTTGACCGAGGACGCTACCTACCTCATTCCGCCGACCGACCTTCGCGGCGGCGATCCCACCAACACACTATTCATCCTAGCCGATGATATGGTACGAATTCGCTCGCGGGTGCGGCAGTTGCTGGGCAAGTCTGCGTGGGCCGAGCAGCCGCATTCGCGCACGCGCCGGATAGTGAGCAACGTCCGGATCGTCGAAAACGGCGCCGATAGTATCAGAGTAACCGCGAACTTTGTGGTTTACCGGATGCGCTACGAGCTGGTCGACACCTATATCGGCCGCTACGAGTACAAGCTCGTGCGCCAAGGCGAGCGGCTCAAGATCCGAGAGCGCAAAGCGATCCTCGATCTCGAAGCGCTGCGCCCCCACGGAAAGGTCAGCTTCATCCTGTAG
- a CDS encoding M20/M25/M40 family metallo-hydrolase — protein MDTTALRTHVEQLWDRSILGELTEYIRIPNKSPAFDPEWQAHGHMERAAARFADWARRHAPAGATVEIVRLEGRTPVLFIDVPGSSADCILLYGHMDKQPEMTGWGEGLGPWEPVVRGERLYGRGASDDGYAMFAALAALGALRAQSVAHARCAILIESCEESGSYDLPHYIDHLAGRIGSPSLVIALDSGCASYDQLWCTTSLRGLAGGTLTVEVLSEGVHSGDAGGVVPDSFRIVRQLLSRIEDETTGAVTQREFHAEIPAARREQAQAAAAALGSSWYERFPFVAGARPLSSDPAELILNRTWRPALAVIGADGLPPLASAGNVMRPMTALKLSLRLPPTCDAEVAAQRLKTLLEHDPPHGARVSFVPNWAANGWDAPALAPWLGRSMEEASRAYFGAPPAFMGEGGTIPFTNMLGERFPDAQFLVTGVLGPHSNAHGPNEFLHIPTAKRVTCCVAKVIADHFRRRGG, from the coding sequence ATGGATACGACCGCGCTTCGCACTCACGTCGAACAGTTGTGGGATCGATCGATCCTGGGTGAGCTCACCGAGTACATCCGTATTCCCAACAAATCGCCGGCCTTCGACCCCGAATGGCAAGCGCACGGGCACATGGAGCGGGCGGCGGCACGTTTCGCCGATTGGGCGCGGCGTCATGCGCCGGCCGGCGCGACGGTCGAGATCGTGCGGCTTGAGGGGCGCACGCCGGTGCTCTTCATCGACGTCCCCGGCAGTTCGGCCGATTGCATCCTGCTATACGGTCATATGGACAAGCAGCCCGAGATGACCGGGTGGGGTGAGGGGCTGGGGCCATGGGAACCGGTCGTGCGCGGTGAGCGGCTTTACGGGCGCGGCGCGTCCGACGACGGCTATGCGATGTTCGCCGCGCTCGCCGCGCTTGGCGCTTTGCGCGCGCAAAGCGTCGCGCACGCGCGCTGCGCGATCCTGATCGAGTCCTGCGAGGAAAGCGGCAGCTACGATCTGCCCCACTATATCGACCATCTCGCCGGCCGCATCGGGAGCCCCAGCCTCGTGATCGCACTGGATTCGGGTTGCGCCAGCTACGACCAGTTGTGGTGTACGACCTCCTTGCGCGGGCTCGCCGGCGGTACGCTCACGGTCGAGGTGCTCAGCGAAGGTGTGCATTCGGGCGACGCCGGCGGTGTCGTGCCCGACAGCTTCCGCATCGTGCGCCAGCTCCTAAGCCGAATCGAGGACGAGACGACCGGCGCGGTGACCCAGCGCGAGTTTCACGCCGAGATCCCAGCTGCGCGGCGCGAGCAGGCGCAAGCGGCGGCAGCCGCGCTGGGCAGTTCGTGGTATGAACGGTTTCCGTTCGTCGCCGGCGCCCGCCCGCTGAGTTCCGACCCGGCCGAGTTGATTCTCAACCGCACCTGGCGGCCGGCGCTCGCGGTTATCGGCGCCGACGGCCTGCCGCCGCTGGCGAGCGCCGGCAACGTGATGCGTCCGATGACGGCGCTGAAGCTTTCGCTGCGATTGCCACCGACATGCGACGCCGAGGTCGCCGCGCAGCGCCTCAAGACGCTGCTCGAACATGACCCGCCTCACGGCGCGCGGGTGAGCTTTGTACCCAACTGGGCGGCCAACGGATGGGACGCGCCGGCGCTTGCACCGTGGCTAGGGCGCTCGATGGAAGAGGCGTCGCGCGCGTACTTCGGCGCGCCGCCCGCCTTCATGGGCGAAGGCGGAACCATTCCGTTCACCAACATGCTCGGCGAGCGCTTTCCCGACGCGCAATTCCTGGTTACCGGCGTGCTCGGCCCGCATTCCAACGCTCACGGTCCCAACGAGTTTCTGCATATTCCGACCGCCAAGCGCGTGACCTGCTGCGTGGCCAAGGTGATCGCGGATCATTTCCGGCGTCGCGGTGGATGA
- a CDS encoding thiamine pyrophosphate-binding protein, with protein MAGAAERSMESAARESAAAGARISGGNLVAKALRNEGVDTIFTLCGGHIIDIYDGCLNEGIRIIDVRHEQVAAHAADGYWRVSGKTGCAVVTAGPGTTDAVTGVANAFRAESAMLLIGGQGPLSQHRMGSLQDLPHVDMMRPITKFAATVPATERVADMVSMAFRECYHGAPGPSFLEIPRDVLDATVDAAKARIPAPNRYRASTASAGDPRDIERLADILVKSSRPCVLLGTQVWTCRASAAAAEFCHRLNLPAYMNGAGRGTLPPGDPHHFHQTRGYAFEKADVIVIVGTPFDFRMGYGRRLRAEATVVQIDLDYRTVGKNRDLSLGLVGDAGAILAAVTQAASGRADNGARRRDGWLRELREQERKAAEAMRPRLLSDARPIHPLRLAHELNQFLTEDTIFIGDGGDVVTFAGGVIQPKAPGHWMDPGPLGTLGVGTPFAMAAKLARPEKEVVGLFGDGAFTLTGWDFETCVRYNLPFIGVIGNNSHMNQIRYGQTVKYGKERGEVANRLGDVHFDEFAKMLGGYGEEVREAKDIAPALRRARESGKCALINVWVDPEVYAPGTMNQTMYK; from the coding sequence ATGGCAGGAGCTGCTGAAAGATCGATGGAAAGCGCGGCGCGCGAGTCGGCCGCCGCGGGCGCCCGGATCTCCGGCGGCAACCTCGTTGCCAAGGCGCTGCGCAACGAGGGCGTCGATACGATCTTCACGCTCTGCGGCGGCCACATTATCGACATCTACGACGGCTGCCTCAACGAGGGCATCCGGATAATCGACGTCCGCCACGAGCAGGTCGCGGCGCACGCGGCCGATGGCTACTGGCGCGTCAGCGGCAAGACCGGATGTGCGGTCGTCACCGCGGGGCCAGGAACGACCGACGCGGTGACCGGCGTGGCCAACGCGTTTCGCGCCGAGAGCGCGATGCTGCTGATCGGAGGGCAGGGACCGCTCAGCCAGCATCGGATGGGCTCGCTCCAGGATTTGCCGCACGTCGACATGATGCGCCCGATTACGAAGTTCGCGGCTACGGTGCCCGCGACCGAACGCGTCGCCGACATGGTGAGCATGGCCTTTCGCGAGTGCTACCACGGCGCGCCAGGCCCATCGTTCCTGGAAATCCCGCGCGACGTCCTCGACGCCACAGTGGACGCCGCCAAGGCGCGGATTCCCGCCCCTAACCGCTATCGCGCCTCGACCGCGAGCGCGGGTGACCCGCGCGACATCGAGCGCCTCGCGGACATCCTGGTCAAGTCCTCGCGCCCCTGCGTCCTGCTCGGAACGCAGGTATGGACGTGTCGGGCGAGCGCGGCGGCGGCCGAGTTCTGCCACCGGCTCAACCTGCCGGCCTACATGAACGGCGCCGGTCGCGGCACGCTGCCGCCCGGCGACCCGCATCATTTCCATCAGACCCGTGGTTACGCGTTCGAGAAGGCCGACGTGATCGTGATCGTCGGCACGCCGTTCGACTTCCGAATGGGCTACGGGCGGCGACTGCGCGCGGAGGCGACGGTGGTCCAAATCGACCTCGACTACCGCACCGTGGGCAAGAACCGCGACCTATCGCTCGGCCTGGTCGGCGACGCAGGCGCGATCCTCGCCGCGGTCACGCAGGCTGCCAGCGGACGCGCCGACAACGGCGCGCGCCGGCGCGACGGTTGGCTCCGCGAGTTGCGCGAGCAGGAGCGCAAAGCGGCCGAGGCGATGCGCCCACGTCTACTCTCCGATGCGCGACCGATTCATCCGCTGCGCCTGGCGCACGAGCTGAATCAGTTCCTCACCGAGGACACGATCTTCATCGGCGACGGTGGCGACGTGGTGACCTTTGCGGGCGGCGTGATCCAGCCCAAGGCGCCGGGCCACTGGATGGATCCCGGACCGCTCGGCACGCTCGGCGTCGGCACGCCGTTCGCGATGGCGGCGAAGCTGGCGCGGCCGGAGAAGGAAGTGGTCGGCCTGTTCGGCGACGGCGCCTTTACGCTGACTGGATGGGACTTCGAGACCTGCGTGCGCTACAACCTGCCGTTCATCGGCGTGATCGGCAACAACTCGCACATGAATCAGATCCGCTATGGGCAGACGGTCAAATACGGCAAGGAGCGCGGCGAGGTCGCCAATCGCCTGGGCGACGTGCATTTCGACGAGTTCGCCAAAATGCTCGGCGGATACGGCGAGGAGGTGCGCGAGGCGAAGGATATCGCGCCGGCGCTGCGCCGGGCGCGCGAGTCCGGCAAGTGCGCGCTCATCAACGTGTGGGTCGATCCCGAAGTTTACGCGCCGGGCACGATGAACCAGACGATGTACAAGTGA
- a CDS encoding carboxymuconolactone decarboxylase family protein has protein sequence MAEASSPREKVRNVVPKLIELTENVLFGDVWERPALSKRDRSLITIAALVSLYRPEQLRIHIGRGLDNGLTKDEISEVITHLAFYSGWPTAMTAAFVAKEVFEK, from the coding sequence ATGGCTGAAGCATCGTCCCCCCGGGAGAAAGTCCGCAACGTAGTTCCCAAGCTCATCGAGCTTACCGAAAATGTCCTCTTCGGCGACGTGTGGGAGCGCCCGGCGCTCTCCAAGCGCGACCGCAGCCTCATCACCATCGCGGCGCTGGTTTCGCTATACCGTCCCGAGCAGCTCCGCATTCATATCGGCCGCGGACTCGACAACGGCCTGACCAAGGACGAGATATCGGAGGTGATTACTCACCTGGCATTCTACTCAGGGTGGCCGACCGCTATGACCGCTGCGTTCGTCGCAAAGGAAGTCTTCGAGAAATAG
- a CDS encoding HAMP domain-containing sensor histidine kinase: MSHEVRTPLNGIIGFAQLLYEGRITPGSAEYDQSLANILSSARHLLHLINDLLDLAQVEAGRMKFAPEATAPVELIEEVQGVLRGIAAQRRIRVKAEVAPELGRLMVDSARLKQVLYNYLSNALKFASDGSCVTVRVRPHGEDWFRLEVEDCGEGISPADIQHLFTEFRQLDSGLNKRHQGTGLGLALTKRIVEAQGGRVGVQSEPGKGSIFWAILPRSLPPDDTPRAMRF, from the coding sequence ATGTCGCACGAGGTCCGCACGCCGCTCAACGGCATCATCGGCTTTGCCCAGCTGCTGTATGAAGGGCGCATCACGCCCGGCTCCGCCGAGTACGATCAGAGTCTCGCCAACATCCTCTCGAGCGCGCGCCACCTCCTGCATCTGATCAATGATCTCCTTGACCTGGCCCAGGTCGAAGCGGGCAGGATGAAGTTCGCACCCGAGGCGACGGCGCCGGTCGAGCTAATCGAGGAGGTGCAGGGCGTACTGCGCGGCATTGCGGCCCAGCGGCGCATCCGCGTCAAAGCCGAGGTTGCACCCGAGCTCGGCCGCCTGATGGTCGACTCGGCTAGGCTCAAGCAGGTGCTTTACAACTACCTCTCCAATGCGCTGAAGTTCGCGAGTGACGGCTCCTGCGTCACGGTTCGGGTGCGCCCGCACGGCGAGGATTGGTTCCGGCTCGAAGTCGAGGATTGCGGCGAAGGTATCAGCCCCGCCGATATCCAGCATCTGTTCACTGAATTTCGCCAGCTCGATTCGGGCCTGAACAAGCGGCACCAAGGCACGGGCCTCGGCCTCGCGTTGACCAAGCGTATCGTCGAGGCCCAAGGCGGCAGGGTCGGCGTCCAGAGCGAACCCGGCAAGGGGAGCATATTCTGGGCGATCCTGCCGCGCAGCCTGCCGCCTGACGATACGCCGCGCGCGATGCGGTTCTGA
- a CDS encoding LLM class flavin-dependent oxidoreductase: MQLSFGTNRFHFLDPHRLIQSCKETEAAGFDHLWFPDSQLHAGDVFVNLLTAAQNTERAHVGTLIVNPVTRHPSVLAASIAAVDRYAPGRVMLGVGAGDTAVLQVGLRPARLAGMERAVTIVRTLLAGAAVELGWSRPSRLDQPRAVPVIVAGGGPKMLRMAGRRADGVVMRVGTDPELIEWAHAEFCAGAREAGHDPASLFVALHFHTVLTDDTALAAARGRVMAAGYYEVNRGLWDRLGLKWPCAPLEEIFKSLWPDFHHASDMALAARMVAEIPVEIARRFCLMGSGAEVRDQLERVLARLSFAPRHIILQPNLPGAAFIAACGRDVIPAFR; this comes from the coding sequence ATGCAACTGAGCTTCGGCACCAACCGCTTCCACTTCCTCGACCCGCACCGGCTGATTCAGTCGTGCAAAGAAACCGAGGCTGCCGGATTCGACCATCTGTGGTTTCCCGACAGCCAGCTCCACGCCGGTGATGTTTTCGTCAATCTCCTGACCGCCGCGCAAAATACGGAGCGCGCTCATGTCGGCACGCTGATAGTCAATCCGGTGACGCGGCATCCGAGCGTCCTCGCCGCGAGCATCGCCGCCGTCGATCGCTACGCGCCCGGACGCGTGATGCTCGGTGTCGGCGCGGGTGACACGGCCGTGCTTCAGGTCGGGCTGCGGCCCGCGCGGCTGGCCGGGATGGAGCGTGCGGTCACAATCGTGCGAACCCTGCTCGCCGGCGCGGCCGTCGAGCTGGGTTGGAGCCGGCCGTCGCGGCTAGACCAGCCGCGCGCGGTGCCGGTGATCGTTGCGGGAGGCGGGCCGAAGATGCTGCGGATGGCGGGCCGCAGGGCCGACGGCGTGGTGATGCGCGTCGGCACCGACCCCGAACTGATCGAGTGGGCCCACGCCGAGTTTTGCGCGGGCGCGCGCGAGGCGGGCCATGATCCGGCGTCGCTGTTCGTCGCGCTGCATTTCCATACCGTGCTCACCGACGACACAGCGCTGGCCGCGGCGCGCGGTCGCGTGATGGCGGCGGGCTATTACGAAGTCAATCGCGGGCTGTGGGACCGCCTCGGACTGAAATGGCCATGCGCGCCGCTTGAGGAAATCTTCAAGAGCCTGTGGCCGGACTTCCATCACGCCAGCGACATGGCGCTGGCGGCGCGGATGGTCGCGGAAATTCCGGTCGAGATCGCGCGGCGCTTCTGCCTGATGGGCAGCGGCGCGGAGGTGCGCGATCAGCTGGAGCGAGTGCTGGCGCGGCTGTCGTTTGCGCCCCGCCATATCATCCTTCAGCCCAACCTGCCGGGCGCGGCCTTCATCGCCGCCTGCGGCCGCGACGTGATTCCGGCCTTTCGCTAG
- a CDS encoding SRPBCC family protein, with the protein MRVLLNTCTHRGAMVCRQPWGNARSFQCPYHAWTFSTHGDLIGIPGEDSYSAAFDRKEMGLAQPARVGSYRGFIFINFDRSTPGLTDYLAGAREYLDLVCDQSESGMKVADGAQAYSIRANWKLLVENSFDGYHGLPTHQRYMRFLEETGVDLKGGLARRRQRAADLGNGHAVIEYESPWGRPIAHWVPAFGELAKARIEQTRSRLEGRFGTERAARMCETSRNLVIFPNLVVNDIMAITIRTFFPVKPDYMEVNAWSLAPAYEHPDDAALRLDNFLTFLGPGGFATPDDVEMLETCQRGFVNREVGWSDISRGMERERPSVSDELQIRVFWRRWNELITAPQTRRARRAA; encoded by the coding sequence GTGCGCGTGCTCCTGAACACCTGCACTCATCGCGGAGCGATGGTGTGCCGCCAGCCGTGGGGCAATGCGCGCAGCTTTCAGTGCCCCTATCACGCATGGACGTTCAGTACGCACGGCGACCTGATCGGAATACCGGGGGAGGATTCCTACAGCGCGGCCTTCGACCGCAAGGAAATGGGACTGGCGCAGCCGGCGCGGGTGGGCAGTTATCGTGGATTCATCTTTATCAACTTCGATCGTTCAACTCCCGGGCTGACTGACTATCTTGCCGGAGCTAGAGAGTATCTTGACCTTGTGTGCGATCAGTCGGAGTCGGGAATGAAGGTGGCCGACGGCGCGCAGGCATACAGCATCCGCGCCAACTGGAAATTGCTGGTCGAGAACAGTTTCGACGGCTACCACGGGCTGCCGACCCATCAGCGCTACATGCGTTTCCTTGAAGAAACCGGGGTCGATCTCAAGGGCGGCCTGGCACGGCGGCGCCAGCGTGCCGCAGATCTCGGCAACGGCCATGCGGTCATCGAATACGAAAGCCCGTGGGGACGGCCGATCGCGCACTGGGTCCCTGCCTTCGGCGAGCTAGCAAAGGCGCGGATTGAACAGACGCGCAGTCGCCTCGAAGGCCGATTTGGGACGGAACGCGCGGCGCGAATGTGCGAAACGAGCCGCAATCTTGTCATCTTTCCCAATTTGGTCGTCAACGACATCATGGCGATCACCATCCGCACCTTTTTCCCGGTCAAGCCCGACTACATGGAGGTCAACGCGTGGTCGCTGGCGCCCGCCTACGAGCACCCCGACGACGCCGCGCTGCGGCTGGACAACTTCCTGACCTTTCTCGGACCAGGCGGATTCGCCACGCCCGACGACGTGGAGATGCTGGAGACCTGCCAACGCGGTTTTGTCAACCGTGAGGTCGGATGGTCGGACATCTCGCGAGGGATGGAGCGCGAGCGTCCGTCGGTGTCCGACGAACTTCAGATCCGAGTGTTCTGGAGGCGCTGGAACGAGCTGATAACCGCTCCGCAGACGCGCCGCGCGCGGCGCGCCGCCTGA
- the frc gene encoding formyl-CoA transferase: MEKALTGVRVLDMTHVQSGPSCTQILAWLGADVIKVEMPGRGDITRTQLRDLPGVDSLYFTMLNCNKRSITLNIKAERGKRILGELIRRADVLVENFGPGVLEREGFGWERVHELNPRMIYASIKGFGRGPFYNSKAYETIAQAMGGAMSTTGWEDGPPTSTGAQIGDSGTGIHAVAGILAALYQRERSGRGQRVEVAMQDAVLNLCRVKMRDQQRLAHGPLTEYPNRSFGDTVPRSGNASGGGQPGAALRCHPGGPNDYCYVIIQPQIWPALARTIERPELAADPAYATPEARLGHLDEVFGVVEEWTMRHSKHEVMRALMEADVPCGPILSMKDLIEDRALAERGLIVEVPHPARGSFKTVGCPIVLSDSPVEIERSPLLSEHTAEVLREVMGYGEAEIEKLRVEGVI, encoded by the coding sequence ATGGAAAAGGCGTTGACGGGAGTTCGGGTCCTCGACATGACCCACGTGCAGTCGGGCCCGAGCTGCACCCAGATCCTGGCCTGGCTCGGCGCCGACGTGATCAAGGTCGAGATGCCGGGGCGCGGCGACATCACCCGCACGCAACTGCGCGACTTGCCGGGCGTCGATAGCCTGTATTTCACGATGCTCAACTGCAACAAGCGCAGCATCACCCTCAACATCAAGGCCGAGCGAGGCAAGCGCATCCTCGGCGAGTTGATCAGGCGCGCCGATGTGCTGGTCGAAAATTTTGGCCCCGGCGTGCTCGAGCGCGAGGGCTTCGGATGGGAGCGTGTGCACGAGCTTAACCCGCGCATGATTTACGCGTCGATCAAGGGCTTCGGCCGGGGGCCGTTTTACAATTCCAAGGCCTATGAGACGATCGCGCAGGCGATGGGCGGCGCGATGAGCACCACCGGATGGGAGGACGGCCCGCCGACCAGCACCGGTGCGCAGATCGGCGACTCCGGTACCGGCATCCACGCCGTCGCCGGGATCCTCGCCGCGCTCTACCAGCGCGAGCGCAGCGGGCGCGGCCAGCGGGTGGAGGTCGCGATGCAGGACGCGGTGCTCAACCTGTGCCGGGTAAAGATGCGTGACCAGCAGCGGCTCGCACATGGGCCGCTGACGGAATATCCCAACCGCAGCTTCGGCGACACGGTGCCGCGCTCAGGCAACGCGTCCGGCGGCGGGCAGCCAGGAGCGGCGCTGCGATGCCATCCGGGCGGCCCCAACGATTACTGCTACGTGATCATCCAGCCGCAGATCTGGCCCGCGCTCGCGCGCACGATCGAACGCCCCGAGCTCGCCGCCGATCCGGCCTACGCAACCCCCGAGGCGCGGCTGGGCCATCTCGACGAGGTCTTCGGCGTCGTCGAGGAGTGGACGATGCGACACTCCAAGCACGAGGTGATGCGCGCGCTGATGGAAGCCGACGTGCCGTGCGGGCCGATCCTCTCGATGAAAGACCTGATCGAAGACCGCGCGCTGGCCGAGCGCGGGCTGATCGTCGAAGTTCCGCATCCCGCGCGCGGCTCGTTCAAAACCGTCGGCTGCCCGATCGTACTGTCGGACAGCCCGGTCGAGATCGAACGCTCGCCGCTGCTCAGCGAGCATACTGCGGAAGTTCTGCGCGAAGTGATGGGCTACGGCGAAGCGGAGATCGAGAAGCTGCGCGTCGAAGGCGTAATCTGA
- a CDS encoding amidohydrolase family protein — MHAIDMHNHMIAPEVIAFLAREGERYATRIVERDGRRFFLIRESALRPIDGPLSDAPARLADMEREGITTQAVSCVPFLMYPEVAPDLGAAIAQVNNDALAAIGKRSPEHFVPLASVPLQNSPAAVKELERAARIGMRGVEIPPRVGARQLDEPEFEPFWAAAEALGMAVCIHPFEAAPQGALARYFLGNLVGNLYDTGLAAALLIYGGVLERHPALRVVLYHAGGALHAVLGRLDMGFRLVPECRKAIPRPPSTYARQFSFDIIAHNRAMLAHLVNACGAERFVIGTDYPLPAGIAHPIAEVKALGLEPSDEEKILSGNARRLLSLPAK, encoded by the coding sequence ATGCACGCCATCGATATGCACAACCACATGATAGCGCCGGAGGTGATCGCGTTCCTCGCGCGCGAGGGCGAGCGCTACGCGACGCGGATCGTCGAGCGCGACGGCCGTCGCTTCTTCCTGATCCGGGAATCCGCGCTGCGGCCGATCGACGGTCCCCTCTCCGACGCCCCGGCGCGCCTGGCCGACATGGAGCGCGAGGGGATCACGACGCAGGCCGTCTCGTGCGTACCGTTCCTGATGTACCCGGAGGTCGCGCCGGATCTGGGAGCGGCGATCGCACAGGTTAACAACGATGCGCTAGCTGCGATCGGCAAGCGCAGTCCGGAACATTTCGTTCCGCTTGCGTCGGTTCCGTTGCAGAATTCGCCGGCCGCGGTCAAGGAGCTGGAACGCGCGGCGCGAATCGGGATGCGCGGAGTCGAGATCCCGCCCAGGGTTGGAGCGCGTCAGCTCGACGAGCCCGAGTTCGAGCCGTTCTGGGCGGCAGCGGAAGCGCTCGGGATGGCCGTATGCATTCATCCGTTCGAGGCCGCCCCGCAGGGCGCGCTCGCTCGCTATTTTCTGGGGAATCTGGTCGGCAATCTCTATGACACCGGCCTGGCGGCGGCGTTGCTGATCTACGGCGGCGTGCTGGAACGGCATCCGGCTCTGCGCGTGGTGCTGTATCATGCCGGCGGCGCGCTGCACGCGGTCCTCGGTCGCCTCGACATGGGCTTTCGGCTCGTGCCCGAGTGCCGAAAGGCGATACCGCGGCCGCCTTCCACCTATGCGAGGCAGTTCAGCTTCGACATTATCGCGCATAATCGCGCGATGCTCGCGCATCTCGTGAACGCTTGCGGCGCCGAGCGCTTCGTGATCGGCACTGACTATCCGCTGCCCGCCGGCATCGCTCATCCGATCGCCGAGGTCAAGGCGCTCGGGCTGGAGCCCTCCGACGAAGAAAAGATTCTGAGCGGCAATGCCCGCCGCCTGCTGTCTCTCCCGGCAAAATAG
- a CDS encoding amidohydrolase family protein: MLKPILSADSHVTEPPDAYPSRIDRRFKDRSPRMAHDARRGDVYLIDGINRPISVTLLSAAGVDPAELPAIEARNRGWLQPGGWDPEERIAAQERDGIAAEILYPSVGMLLCKHLDFDYRKACMDAYNLWLAEFCATHPERLIGVGQVSLRTVDDSIAEARRIKELGLRGIMLPGWPAEEDYDSKLYDPFWDACVDLDLPLTFHHLAGRRDPNEPTDSPYADGNRGVNTRLNGWMNLVRGNQDLLAMFVLGGVFERHPRLKLICAEADAGWAPHFTYRMDYAYKHHRHHIRTEPLSKLPSEYFHQNIYLTFQ, translated from the coding sequence ATGCTAAAGCCGATTCTCTCGGCCGATTCGCACGTCACCGAGCCGCCCGACGCTTATCCGTCGCGTATCGATCGCCGCTTCAAGGATCGCTCGCCGCGAATGGCGCACGACGCGCGGCGCGGCGACGTCTATCTGATCGACGGCATCAACCGGCCCATCTCGGTCACTCTGCTGTCGGCGGCGGGAGTCGATCCTGCCGAACTGCCTGCGATCGAAGCGCGCAACCGCGGCTGGCTGCAGCCCGGCGGATGGGATCCCGAGGAGCGCATCGCCGCCCAGGAGCGCGACGGCATCGCGGCCGAAATCCTCTACCCCAGCGTCGGCATGCTGCTGTGCAAGCATCTCGACTTCGACTATCGCAAGGCGTGCATGGATGCCTACAATCTGTGGCTGGCGGAGTTCTGCGCGACCCACCCCGAGCGCCTCATCGGCGTCGGCCAGGTGTCGCTGCGGACGGTGGACGACTCGATCGCCGAGGCCCGCCGGATAAAGGAACTCGGCCTGCGCGGGATCATGCTGCCCGGATGGCCGGCCGAGGAGGACTACGACAGCAAGCTTTACGATCCTTTCTGGGACGCCTGCGTGGACCTCGACCTGCCGCTGACCTTCCATCATCTTGCCGGCCGCAGGGATCCCAACGAGCCGACCGACAGCCCCTACGCGGACGGCAATCGCGGCGTCAACACCAGGCTCAACGGCTGGATGAACCTGGTGCGCGGCAACCAGGATTTGCTCGCGATGTTCGTCCTCGGCGGGGTGTTCGAACGCCACCCGCGGCTCAAGCTGATCTGCGCCGAGGCCGACGCCGGCTGGGCGCCGCATTTCACCTACCGGATGGATTACGCATACAAGCACCATCGCCATCACATCAGGACCGAACCGCTTTCAAAACTGCCGAGTGAGTATTTTCATCAGAACATTTATCTTACCTTCCAGTGA